A region from the Vicia villosa cultivar HV-30 ecotype Madison, WI linkage group LG3, Vvil1.0, whole genome shotgun sequence genome encodes:
- the LOC131661369 gene encoding chalcone synthase-like — translation MAHLDEIRETQRARGTATILAIGTATPPNCIYQSDFTDYYFRVTNSNHMPQLKDKLKRICEKSMIKKRYMHLTEEMLKENPNISSYEESSLDARQDILVEEVPKLGEKAASKAIQEWGRPKSEITHLIFCSTSGVDMPGADYQLVKLLNLNPSIKRFMLYHQGCFAGGTVLRLAKDLAENNLGARVLVVCSELTVVTFRGPNENHLDSLVGQALFGDGASSVIVGSKPDEKIEKPLFFLVSTSETILPNSEGAIEGHLREVGLTFHLKENVPELIGENIVKSLEEAFHPLGISDWNSLFWVAHPGGPAILKRVEKTVGLNSDKLNATKHVLSEYGNMSSACVLFILDEMRRKSIKEGKLTTGEGLKWGVLFGFGPGLTMETIVLHSAATNI, via the exons ATGGCACACTTAGATGAAATAAGAGAGACCCAAAGAGCCCGTGGCACTGCAACCATTCTAGCTATTGGAACAGCAACTCCACCAAATTGCATTTATCAATCTGATTTTACAGATTATTACTTCCGAGTTACCAACAGCAATCACATGCCTCAACTCAAGGATAAATTGAAGCGTATAT GTGAGAAGTCAATGATAAAGAAACGTTACATGCACTTGACAGAAGAAATGTTGAAAGAAAATCCAAACATATCCAGTTATGAGGAATCATCTCTGGACGCACGCCAAGACATATTAGTTGAAGAAGTACCAAAGCTAGGAGAAAAAGCAGCATCAAAAGCCATACAAGAATGGGGAAGACCAAAATCAGAGATAACTCATCTCATTTTTTGTTCAACTTCAGGTGTCGACATGCCTGGTGCTGATTATCAACTCGTCAAACTCTTAAACCTAAATCCATCCATAAAACGATTTATGTTATATCACCAAGGTTGTTTTGCTGGTGGAACTGTTCTTCGTCTCGCCAAAGATCTTGCTGAGAACAACCTTGGTGCACGTGTCCTCGTTGTTTGTTCTGAATTAACTGTGGTTACTTTCCGTGGTCCGAATGAAAATCACTTGGATTCGTTAGTTGGACAAGCACTCTTTGGTGATGGTGCTTCATCTGTGATCGTTGGATCAAAACctgatgaaaaaattgaaaaaccgTTGTTTTTTCTTGTTTCGACTTCCGAAACTATTCTACCAAACTCTGAAGGTGCAATTGAAGGACACTTGCGTGAAGTCGGACTCACATTTCATTTGAAAGAAAATGTTCCGGAATTGATTGGTGAGAATATTGTGAAGAGTCTGGAAGAAGCATTCCATCCGCTTGGAATTAGTGATTGGAATTCATTGTTTTGGGTAGCACACCCTGGTGGTCCTGCAATATTGAAGAGGGTTGAAAAAACAGTTGGGTTGAATTCAGATAAACTAAATGCGACAAAACATGTTCTAAGTGAGTATGGAAACATGTCGAGTGCTTGTGTTTTATTTATATTGGATGAGATGAGAAGAAAGTCTATAAAGGAAGGGAAGTTGACTACTGGTGAAGGACTTAAGTGGGGTGTTTTATTTGGATTTGGTCCTGGCTTGACCATGGAAACCATTGTTTTGCATAGCGCAGCTACCAACATATAG